DNA from Paraburkholderia largidicola:
ATCCGAAGAAGCCGTTCACCGCATCCGCGATTTCTGCGCGGCGCATCGTATCGACGCCGAACTGCGCATGGATGGCACGCTTTATACGGCGACATCGCGCGCGCAGATCGGCGCGCTGGACCCCGTCATCGCCGCGCTGCGCGAGCACGGCATCCATTCGTATCATGACGTTTCTCCCGATGAGGTGGCGCGACGTTCCGGTTCGGCGCGCAATCTGGCCGGCGTGTTTTCTCCGACGGCGGCAACGGTGCATCCGGGCAAACTCGTGCGCGGCTTGCGGCGGGTCGCGCTCGAGATGGGCATACGGATCTATGAGCGCACGCCGATGCTCGACTTTACGGGAGGCGAGCGTGTGACGGTGCGCACGCCAGCGGGAAGCGTGACGGCCGGCAAGCTCGTGCTCGCGATCAACGCGTGGATGGCGAGCCGCTTCAGGCAATTCGAACGCACGCTCGCCATCGTCTCCAGCGACATGATCGTCACGGAGAAGTGCCCCGAACTGCTGGCGCGCAGCGGTCTCACGGACGGCGTGTCGGTGCTCGATTCGCGCATCTTCGTCTACTACTACCGCAGCACACCCGACGGGCGGCTGATGCTGGGCAAGGGCGGCAACACGTTCGCATGGCGCGGCCGGATTGCGCCCGTATTCGATCAGCGCTCGCCGTATGAAGGCGAACTGACACGCGGCCTGCACGCATTCTTTCCCGCGTTACGTGAGGTGCCGGTAACAGCGAGCTGGAACGGTCCATCGGATCGTTCGGTGACGGGCTTTCCGTTTTTCGGCAGGCTCGACGACGCGCCCAATGTGTTCTATGGATTCGGTTATTCGGGCAACGGCGTGGGGCCGACCTACATGGGCGGGCAGATTCTGTCTTCGCTGGTGCTGGGACTCGATAATGCCTGGACACGCAGCCCATTGACGCGTGGACCGTTGGGCCACTTCCCGCCGGAGCCGGTGCGGTATGTCGGTTCGATCACCGTGCGCAACGCCATTCGTCGCAAGGAGCGAGCCGAGGACGAGGACAGGCAGCCGTGGCTGGTCGACCGGTGGCTGAGCCGGTTTGCCAGCGCGGCGGGTAAGTCGGACAAGGCGTAGGCGGGTGTAGCTTCTACGCCTCTGCTACGGACGCGCCGTTAGAACGGGCGGCCTCGATCCAGCGCTCATGCGCACGCCGCATCCTGGCGATACCATGCGCGACGTGCTCGCGCACGAGCGCGACCGCGCCGTCTTCGTCGCCGTTTGCGAGCGCGTTGACGATCTTCTCGTGCTCGGCGACGGATTCGCTCAACGCGCTTTGATCCGTTTCGATCGC
Protein-coding regions in this window:
- a CDS encoding FAD-dependent oxidoreductase, with protein sequence MRPFWIEQALFSDGELSPALQGATTADVCIVGGGYTGLWTAIQAKLQKPDIDIVIVESDLCGAGASGRNGGCMLTWSTKFFTLRRLFGETEALRLVKASEEAVHRIRDFCAAHRIDAELRMDGTLYTATSRAQIGALDPVIAALREHGIHSYHDVSPDEVARRSGSARNLAGVFSPTAATVHPGKLVRGLRRVALEMGIRIYERTPMLDFTGGERVTVRTPAGSVTAGKLVLAINAWMASRFRQFERTLAIVSSDMIVTEKCPELLARSGLTDGVSVLDSRIFVYYYRSTPDGRLMLGKGGNTFAWRGRIAPVFDQRSPYEGELTRGLHAFFPALREVPVTASWNGPSDRSVTGFPFFGRLDDAPNVFYGFGYSGNGVGPTYMGGQILSSLVLGLDNAWTRSPLTRGPLGHFPPEPVRYVGSITVRNAIRRKERAEDEDRQPWLVDRWLSRFASAAGKSDKA